The genome window TTCTGCTTGAAATGCAAAGACCTCTTCAATGTCTTTATCCCGAGTCAACTTAAGTCGCATTCTTCTAACGAGTACTTGATGAGCGTCCAAGCTTGCAGAAAGAAGGTATTCTCGAGAATGGTTCTCTAATTCTCCATCAATGTAAAGCGGATTTACATTTTCAGAATTTTGATCAGTTAAGCTATGTTGCACGAGGCGCACTAATTTAATTTTGCCCTTTTGGTTGGCTAAAAAAGCAGCATAAATCTGGTCCCCGTCAAGATCGATACCAAGAGTATTGTCATCAGAAGGCATATACGGCATAAAAGGCCAAAATTAAATAAGTTTAAAGTTGAAATGATAACAAAATAAAAGTGGGGCGACAAGGGCTTTTATTTTCGTTACAGGAAAGCTATTCAGAAGCGAGGAAAACTAGAACTTTGCATAGGCAGATTCTCTCAAAAGAGTGACTTTAAGGTTAGAGTTGGCAATGGATATATTTATGCCAACCTATGCAGATGGCTCTACCTAGTAAGCTCTAAACTTCGTGATAAGTGCTCAAATGAAAACTGGTTTTTAAACATTAAAGAGACGCAAATTATGCATTGAAAATTAGGATCCCTCTTGTAAAGCGGAGCGACCATGTGCACGTCCAAAATGAATCATGAGCTCTTTCCTAAGGATCGGTTATTTGAATCCCTCTCTAGAAATGAAGTTAAGGAGTAAGAGTAAAAATTTAAAGAAATAAGGTATCCAAAAATATGCCTCTAGAGAGGCCTCGTCGATGTGATTATGCAAAAGACAAGTAAATTTATTTTATTAATTTGATTTTTTCGTGCTATAAGTATTTTTTGCTAAATAGAAATTATTTCTATGAAAAAAATTTGTCATTCTCATGTCAATGAGTAAGATAAATTTCAAAAAAAATAAGGAAAAGCCACTCATGCACGCTCCTACAAATCCACCACGATTAGAGGCAAATTTAAAAGAAATTGAGTCTGTTCAATCAAAAAAAAGATTTTATGCAAATGAGATTAAACCTAAGCTAATATCTTCAATCGCCAAAGAAATACTTGAAAATCAAGTTAACCTTACTAGTGATAATTATAAAAATGTATTTCGACTAGCAAAAATTCTAACACGCTCTGCGTCAGCCATTGGTTTCGAAGAAAATAGAAACCTAGTTGAGACGATAAAGGCTATTAGTACAGCAATATTTAAAGCAAAAGTTGAATTAAATTCTCATCGACGCTCAAGGACTTCTCGTTCCCAGGCCCCTCCTAGAAAAGAAAATCTTTTTCATTTGCTTGCAGCCAAAGGCGCATTTAGAATTGTCCAAGCATTGACAGACCTTGATCCCAATCTGGCTTGTGATTTAAAAGACCATAGAGAAATGACGGCCTTAGCGTACGCTAAGGAGTCACAAGCTCAATATGCTAACAGGGAAGAGGGCCCACGTGAGGGGCATAGAAAGATTATTAAACTTTTTACAGTTTTAAATTCTTTTTTATCCCAAAAGATTGTTGCAGGAAAAACCATTCGATGTACTAAGGGAAAGGACCCTAGCGTTAGTGAATTGATCGATCATATAGATAAAATGGGATTGAAAATTATTAATTCTTACCAATACCAAAACGTATCTTACCATTGCACAAATGTTTTTACCTATGCTGTCAGACCCTTTAGTGGGAGGTCTCTAATATTTGCGTTTGTGGAACACTCAGGCACACTTTATCCACGCCTATTTTGGCTCAGCAAATCACAAGCCATTTGGAGGAGGTTTGATAAAAGGTTTAAAAATTGGATAGGGAAGACAAGCAAGGGTGAAGGACGTTTAGCCGTACCTATCGCAGTTAATATGCTTTTTTTCAAGATCTTTAATGAAAATTTAATTAAGGAATTACCCAGTAATAAAGATCCGGAGCCTTTTTTTAAACAGGTCATTTCTTGGAGCGCTAAAAGCAAATCCAAGAAAAGGAGCGATAAAGAGCAAGATGCAAGCGACTTAGATAAGACTGATATAGAAGCAAATAGTGCGTCCGCAACCAAAGATAATTTGGAAGTTATTGGCCCCAGGAAATTACCTTCTAATCCAAGCAAAAACAACATGGTTAATATTGACTTGGATCCAGATTTTACTACTTGTCAATCATTACATTTAATTGAGAGTCCTTTTTACGGAAAATTAGTTGCTAGAACCTTTTTATCTTTTGACAAAACAATTCGTTACCTTTTTTTAGAGAATACAAACCGACAGGTGTTTTTAGCTGGAGCTGAATTTGTTAGAGAGAATGTAAATACAAGAGGAATAAATGAAAATTGGGTAGACTTGGGTAGCTTATCTCTTCCTCTAAAAGAATATCGTGGTCAATTTCACGCAAGTTTTTTAAACGAGTCTGATAAAGCTAAGATTGAACGAAAGATAAAAGTAGGATATGTATCTACATGGAATTACTTGCTTCAGATGCCTTTTATACAGGATTATTACCGGTCCCCTCGAGGGTCATGATTTAGTCGAAATACAGCAATCTCAATTTATAGCTTTTATGTAGTAGCCTCTCTTGCTGCTCGGCTGGTTATGGAGAAATATTTGCTTTGAGGGAGGCCTGCACTAAGGTGTGGCGCGTGAAAGCCTTTATCCCATAAAAGCTATAAAAAAATCTATGATGCTTGCTGATAACAAGCAAGAAAGCATAGTGTAATGCTGCCTTTTCCTTCTGTATAACTAGGTAGTTTCATAAGAAATTCTAATTTTTTTATTCTTTATAATTATCTTAGGCCGATGAATAAAAAATGATACACTTTCCTCTAAAAAAATTTTAAACTCTGGGAAGGTCAAAAAAATTATTTAATTAATGAAACCGCTACTCATGTTCTTTATCTTTATTTCTTGTTAAGGTTGTAAGCCATTATACTAATTTGTTGAATTTAGGCTAAATTCTAGGAAGTAATTCATCCTTACCTCAAAATTAAACCGCTATAATTTTTTCAGAAAAACTTTTCAATAACCCCTAATTAAAAATCCTCTATAAATTATTTGTAAGTAGAACCATTAAAAATATAAACCTAATTTCGAATACTAGATATTAAATTAAAAATATTAATATAATTATTATTATAATTTAATCATAGGTAACTACTATGAATAGTATCGATTCAGGTTTAAGTAGTACAAATCCAGGAACACCAGTTACTAAGGAACAATCTGAGAAAAAAGCTGATAAAACTCTTATTGAAAAAGCTATCGAAGGAGTTAAAGAACATTCATCCTCCCTCCAAGGAACTATTCCCCCTGTTCCCACCTCTACTAATCAAGCCAAAATCGAAGAAACATTACAATCTCTACCCTCTCATGTTAGGGAGTCAATATCAATAGCCTCTATTGAAAAAATAGATTGGGAAGAATTGGCTTCCCTTCCTGAAGAAGATCAAGCTTTCGTTCATTTTGCTAATAGTATGATGATTAATGGGATTATTTGTAGAGAACGCGCTAATCAACTCGGGTTGCTTCAAGTCAGTTCGTTAGATAAAAACCTTCGACCGGAGAAGGAAGTAGAAGTCAATGCTTATAAATCCTCTCAAGGGATTACAAAAAGTTTGTTTGACCCTGCTAAAGGAGCTATCTCTATTTTACTTGAAAGAAAAAACGATTCTCCCAATGTAGATTATGCTCCTTTAACTCCAGAACAGGAAGCAAAACTTAGTTCGATGGGGCCTCTTGCTGCCGTAATGAGAAGTTCAATATTGAAAAATAGTCCTTTAATGCTTAAGGGAGAACCTCAAGAGATACATGAGATAATAGAAGAGCTTTCTAAGCGTGCCCATGCAGGCATACTCATTATAATCGATCCAAATGATTTAGAACTTAAAAATAATGAAGATCAAAAAATAGAAGATGTTAAAGGTTCTCTTAATCATAGTTGGATCGAGAGATCACTCCCAGATCAACCTTGCCTGGAAGTCAAGATAAATGCCAATATCGCTGCCTCAAGTTTCAGCTTAATTCTTTTGCCGAAGCATTATAAACCCTATAAGAAATTTTTTGTTCTTCAGGAACCCATTAAATTTGTGGATTCGGTTGAAAGTGAAATTACCTACAATTTCCCTCCCCCCGAACCTATGAGAGATAGGACCAATACCAGTGTGAAGGTTCCCTTATTACACCCTAATTTTGAAAAGGAAGCCCAAGAATATTTGCAAGAAATGCAGAAGACTACTCACCCCTCTTACATCATTCAACATGTGGGTAAAGGACCTAGACCAAATGATCCAATGTTCACAGATTATTGGTCTCAGGTTAGCCCTGAACATTATAAGGAATGGCTATCTAAATAAAGATAGCCCTGTATTCAGGACAAATTTACTGTGCCCAAAGAGGAGCAATCTTTCGCCCTGCTTTGCCTTTGGTATCAGTTAAATAGCTAATCTGATCAATTTGAGTAGGATAATCGTTAGCAAGGATCTTTTTTAGACACTTTCTAGGTTTATCACTGTATAAATAACCAAGTCTTTGGCTAACAATTTCTGCAATAGGTTTTTTAGCTTGTCGGATTGTCAATTGCATTAGCGTTGATTCAGAAGGGATTTTTAACGTTTTAGCAAAGTATAACGTTAAAAAGGCGTCATCTGTTGCCTTCTCTTCGATTGTTTTACTATATTCTTTAAGAATATCTCTCGCTAACTTATCAATCTCGGTATGTGTTTCTATTTTCGCATGATCTTGTGCTTTAAATTTTGTATAAATAGCCTCCAATTCCTGTTCTAATTTACTTTGATCGGCATAGGACTTTGAAATGTTATTATCCAGCCAGTCATGAAAAAAGCGATGAGAATTTTCCGGAGCTACTACTAGATACCAATTGGCAATTTCTTCTGTGGGAAGCTTGTTTAATACTTCAATGGGGAGATCGGGATCTGCCTTGTGTAACAATTTTGCAAAAGCATCTTTGCAGACAGCCGCTGCTTTAATTTGTGGTGGTGGAATGTCCATAAAATCTATTTTTGCTTTTTTATAATGCAATTGGATCTGGGGAGAGCCATCCCCCTTTGATAGAAAATTTACCATAAATTACCTGAATTATATTGTTAATTAACAGAAAACTAAAATAATTGCATACTTTAGATGCTTCAATTTTTAGTTTATTTATTTTCCAAAATATTGTTTTAGTTATATTACCATAACTTGTCAAAAATAACCATATGCTTAAGCGTAAATAAACCAAAGGAGGTTCTGGCAATCTCAGGGCCTGTGTTAATTTACATATTGTTCTATCCTTGTTTACATAGTGGGTTATAACTAAAAGTATAGGCCTATCGGTGTAAAAGTAAATTTTTAGGTTGAAGCCCAATCTTTCTATCTTTTCTGGATTCTTGGAATTGCCTCTGCAGGAGGGGTAGAAGATCTACCGTTTGATGTACAGCTGTTTTACATTTCCACAATGATAAGAAAAAGCATCTTAATTTTTTACACAACAAGCCGAAATAATTTAAAGCCCTATTTATTGAAGCTCTCAATAAAAAAGAAAAGGATCTTATTACAAGTTGTCTTAAACTTATGAATCGGAAGGATCTAAATAACATCTTAAAAAGCTGTGGTAATTTCAAACTAAAGTTTGGCCGCAAAGAAATCTTTTCTCATACATCAATCTTGGAAATTTTTTTTCCAGACTACTTTGATCGAGTGTTTGCATCTCAGATGCGCGAAGTGAGGCAGGGCAAAATTGATTTGCCAGACAATGAGTTTGATTGCTTCCAAACAGCTTTGAATATGCTAATTTTTGATAAAATGGTAAGTGTCAATGAAGATAATTTGGTTAAATATTTAGAATTTTCCGATAAATACCAATTCCTGCCTTTCACAGCTCAATGCGAAAAATTTATCTTAGGTCATTTTGAGGAAATTGATGTTAAGGATATTGTGAAATTGGCAGACCTTTATCACTTAGAGGCGGTTAAGCCCATTCTAATTCAAAAAATCATGCAAAAAGAATTGCTAGGACATGTTATGAAGCATAGTTTGTTTGTAAGCAGCTTTATGAATAAAAATGTAGCCACTTGGCCAGATGCAAATGAGATGAGTCCTCAAGCCGAAACATTCATCCGCAATGCGAAGCAACAAGAAAAATTCAAAGGGGCAACTGACTGAAGAGACAGGACGTATTTATCGGTGACGTAAAGACATAAAGATCTTTCATCGCCTACGACGCTATTTAAGCGCCTTTTGAAAAGTGCTTTTAATTAGAACTAAAATCGCATCTTAATAAACAGTAGCCAATAGTTCATGGAGAATCAGGGCTTCTTTAATTTCTCTCCAAAAATGTCAATGAGTTGAAATATCAACTTATTGGAGGTAGCAATACAACTATGTCAACGCCTTTTTAGAAAGTTCCCTTTTCTTGATGATGGCTTTGTTAATGAAGAGACCTTTATCACCCCTATTGAAAATGTAGCAAGAGGGAGGAGTCTGAGCCATTTTAGAACTGCAGTGGAAGAAGCAGTAGGTGGTGTTTTCAATAAATCGATATTTTTTGAGCCATAGCGTAAAAAAGCTTTATAAATTTATTTTTGTAAATTTAATTATGAAAAAGCAAAAAACTTTACTATTTTTATAGACCAAATTCAGAGTTCTTCTTTCCTGTCATTCATCTGTAAGGTGTGCCTCTAGAAATTCTCAGCTTTTTAGGGACCCTCTCATGTTCAATTCGTTTTTTAAAAAGGTATTCCTGTAAATCCTTTTTTTTTAAAATACTTGTTCAATTGTTTATACACAGGTCTCATTTATTAAATTAATTAAAAAGGGTTCCACGTAGTCAAGCTGGGAGGATCTGTGAGAAGAAGAAATTCTATCTTCTTATTTTCACACCAAAAAAGTATGAAATCTTTGTAAATAAACGCTGATTTGAACTTCGTTTGTTTACAGCCCACTACTTTTGAGCAAAGAGGATCCAAGACGAAGTGACGAGATGCTTAGGCCAAAACAGGAAATAGATGGTTTATTTAACAGAATATTGGGATGACGAGGACGATGAACCCTCAAATGAGGGAATTTATGCGGAAGATTTAGACAGCAAAAAGATGTGCTGGTTTAAAAAAGATAGCTCAGTGGCACATTCTAAAATTCCCTCCCTACTTGAATCAGAGGTTAAAATTGATGAGGAACCTGCAAGGCAGCATATTTACAAAAAAGCTTTAAAATCCAAGATGTGCCAATGCAAACAGGAATGTTGGGATGCTCTGACAGATATTGTACATCCAAGCTATGTACGCAAAATATCCCAAATACTCGCCTATGCGTATGAACAAGAAAATTTAGTTGCGTTAAGTGTCGCTTCAGAATTCAACTTAGATCAATTTAATTTTTTAGCCATTCTCGAAAAAGAAAAAGTTTTTGAGGAGGAACTTTTAGAATATTTGGACACCTCTCCAGAAGAGCCATTTGGGGAGAATTCAAACAAAGATGAATCATAAGCTCGCACATTTTCAAGCTGTTTTTGGCAATTAATAGCAGTTTTCCAATGATAAATTTAAATTCAGAACCTACTTACATAGCTCTTAAGCGCATGCAGAATAGTCCAAAGCCTCTTCTCCAATTCTTCATTAAGCTCTAAATAATTAGAACAAACCCAAGCTTCCAATGGGCAGTATGGGAAAATAGCAATTACAAGATCAGCCAAGATCTAAATTTGAAAAATTGAATTTTTTAACACAGCCTACTTTCGATTACCTCATTTCTTATAAAATTAGAGTTCAAGTCAAATTGGGGAACTTTTTCAAGTTGAAAATTGCGCTTTGCTTTTATCCACAATGACAAAAAAAGCAATTTTAGTTATTATCTATCTTTTAATTTGGTGATTTAAAATGCTTACACAAATGATTTCACTTTTGTTTCAAGTTTACATGATCATGCTCTTTGTCCGTATTCTTGGATCATGGGTGCCTGAATTTCAGACAACAAAACCGATGCTATTTGTGGCCTACTATACGGATCCCTACTTGAATCTTTTTAGAAGAGTGATTCCCCCCTTGGGATTTATCGATATTAGCCCTATCTTCGCCTTTTTAGCGCTGCAGCTTCTCAGAGGGTTCTTTTTGAGTCTCGCCCTATGAATAAGGCTTTTCGGCTTGGTAATCTCACTCTTCCATCGAATATTTTTTATGCCCCGCTTGCCGGCTGCTCTGATTTTCCCTTTCGCAAGATGTCAGCAAAATACCGTCCAGGGCTTATGTACTGTGAAATGGTTAAGATGGACGCTATCGTACGCAATGATTCCAACACCTACCATTTGCTCGACTATGATGTCAGTATGCATCCTATTGGCGGGCAGCTCTGTGGGTCAAAACCGCAGATTGCAGGCCAAGCTGCCAAAATTATTGAAGACCTTGGATTTGATGTTGTCGATTTAAATTGTGGTTGCCCTGTGGATAAGATCACAAAGGATGGTAGTGGATCCGGAATGCTAAAAAATCCCAAATTAATTGGTGAAGTGATTGCCAACATGGTTGCTGCTGTAAAAATTCCTGTTACGGTGAAAATACGTGCAGGGTGGGATGAAGAATCCATTATCGCCTCCGAGATCACAAAGATTGCTGAAGAAGCAGGAGCACAAGCGATTTGTATTCACGGAAGAACACGCGAACAAGCCTACAAAGGCCCTGCGAATTGGGATCATATCAAGGCATGCAAACAAGCTGCAAAAAAGATTAAAGTGATAGGCAACGGAGATGTGTTTGATGCCCAAGCCGCTTTAAATATGTTTGACCAAACAGGCTGCGATGCAGTCTTAGTCTCACGCGGAACTCTTGGACAGCCCTGGATTGCGGAAGACATCTACCAACTTCGCGACAATCAAACCATCAAAGAAAGATCATTAGCTGAGACAAAGCAGGAACTTTTAGAACATTTTGAGGAAACTCTCCGCTATCATAATGAGAGGCGTACAGTGATTGAAATGAGACGTGTTGGCTGTTGGTATCTTAAAAAGTCTTCTAATACAAAAAGTTTTCGTGAAAAAATTAGCAAAGCACAAAATATTCAGGAAGTTCGCGAACTCATTTTAACCCTTGAGGGGTAGCTCGTGGCTGAATTAGAAATGCATGTTCTCGTTTCAGGAAGAGTGCAGGGCGTGGGCTTTAGATACAAGACCCTTTCGCATGCTCAAAGGCTAGGCTTAAAAGGGTTTGTTCGCAATCTTCCCAACGGCAAAGTGGAAATCCTTGCCCAGGGTAAAGAAGAGGATTTAAAAAAACTTTTGCTTCTTCTAAAGACGCAAGTGGGTCCCGCACTTATTCAAGACATCGAAAAGAAAGTGTCTCCTATTCAAGAAAAACTTTCCGATTTCTCCATCAAAAAATAGAAAACTTGGCTTCTTCTGTTTGCCAAAGCTCCCTAATTAAAGGGCGTTTTAATCATCGGCTTGTTGATTCAGTAAGGGCGTTAGCCACCAAGCAAAGGAAGAAGTAGTGAGAAGCTCTTCGGCTATTTTATGCGCTAAAGTGAGTGTAAGCCGTTTTTTGGCATTATCAAGCCATTCTTTAGCTAAACCATTGCCTCTTTCAAGTTCTCCTTTTAACACAAGCATGAGTTCAATCTGATCTGCATCATGAGCAATCTGTGATTCAAGGGTCTCTTTTTGGCGGTATTCTTCGTGAAGCTTATAAATTTCTTCGCCGATTCGGCATTCCGACTTGAGATCTTCTAATACTTTTATCTCATCAGCTGAAACATAGCGTTTGTTTACATAATTTAGATCACCTGTCCTAGCTTCAGGAAGGTCATGAAGAAGGCACATCAGCAATAATTTTTTTTCATCGATAGGCTGTTCAATTTCTTTAGAAAGGGCATAGGCGATTAAGGTCATTCTAAAGCTATGTGCAGCGACGCTTTGCTTACCACTCCCTAAAAAGGCGAAGCCCGATCGGGGAATGGTATCAAGCATGCCGATCTCATGAAAAAGATGTATAAGGTCTTTCATAGCTCCTTAAAACTCCATAGGTTTGTTTTAAAGGAGGGAAAATTCATCTACATGCAAGTGCCAAAAATAGCTTAAAGTAAAGAACTTTTACATAAAAAATGGCGCAATCGTGAGAAAAAAAATGGCATCCTAGGTCGATAACACTGGGGTAGCAGATATTTCTATTCCTTTTTTTAAAATAAATCGTCAATCATCACGTTTTAAAAAAACTGCTATTTTGCTAGTCTGCCAATAGACTTACTTAATAAAACCCTTAATTTAAGTAGCGCATGGAAGAAGATCCTTTCCACTATTATAAAGAAATTTACGATACGGTCATCCCTGATCTTGACTATTACCTTAGACAGATTGATTGCAGAGATGGGTGTCCTGTCAACACGGATCCTCGGGGATACATGATCGCATTGCATGCCGGAAATTACCTGGAAGGCTATAAAATTGCGCGGGGGCCCAACCCTTTTGCCTCAATTTGCGGTATGATTTGCGGAGCGCCTTGCGAAACAACCTGTCGCCGCGATAGGGTGGACAAAACATTGACAATTAGAGCACAAAAAAGATTTTTAGATGAGTGGTTTGGGCTAAGCAGAGAAGCGCATATCAAATCATTGGAAATGAGCTACGCTAGAGGCTCTGTTCACCCCACCCCTAATGGCCTAAGGGTAGCTTGTGTCGGTGCTGGGGTGGCTTCAATGACAGTTGCGCACGATCTCTTGCGTTTAGGATATGCAGTCGATATCTATGAAATGATGCGCATCCCGGGAGGAATGCTGACGTACGGCGTTCCCACCTATCGCTTAAAAAATGAGATTGCTATCAATGAATGCGCAGCCATTGAATACTTGGGTGCCAAAATTCATTACAATATAAAAGTGGGTCAGGATATCACTCTAACCGAATTGCAGGAACAATATAACGCGGTATTTATCGGAGTTGGTTTATGGAAATCAAGAGAGCTTCCTATACCAGGAGCAGATGAGCCGGATATCATAAGAGGCATCGAGTACCTACGTGTCCGCTGTGTCGAAGAACGTTGGAAAATTGGAGAAAACATCATTGTGATCGGAGGAGGAAATGTAGCTTTCGACGTTGCTAGAACCTCCGTTCGCAATGGGGCCAAAAAAGTAACCATGGTTTGTTTAGAATCACGAGACGAGCAGACAGCCGATGAATTTGAGATCGAAGATGGCCGTGAAGAGGGAGTGAGCGTTATCAACCGCGTAGGGCCTCTTGCTGTTATTCGCGATGCAGAAGGCAAAGTTACTGGGTTAAAGGTTCAAAAAATCTATTCCCTCTTCGATCATACAGGAAGATTTGCCCCCCAATTTATTCCTGAATCCGAATACATCATCCCTTGCGACACGATTGCTTTAGCGATTGGGCAGTCCATCGATGGGAGTTTATTTAACGGGTGGGGTAAAAGGAATGAGCTGGTGATCGATCGTGGCATCATTAAGACAGAACGTGGTACGGGCAGGACAACCGTGAAAGGGGTTTATGCTGGAGGTGACGCTGCTTTCGGTCCGGCTCTCTTTATCACTGCAATAAGGCATGGGCAAGATGCAGCTAAAGCCATTGACAGCGACTTAAGAGGAACAAGGCCCTATCAAGAATTTGTCGCAGAGTGGACAGAGCTGAACCCCATGCGAGATAAAACTTATCTTCGCACGAAATGGGCGCTTCCAAGTATGCAGCCGCCGGATGTGCGTATTCATAACGAAAACATGGTAGAAAATAACTACACCCTCGAAGAGGCTCATGAACAGGCAAACCGCTGCTTACAATGCCACGTAAACCCCGTTTTTGATGGTGCACTTTGTATTAAATGCAATGGCTGCGTTGATGTTTGCCCTTGCAATTGCTTAAAGCAGGTTCCCATTAGCAAGTTAAATCTTGATGTTGGCGTAGGACACGTACGCACAGCCGTCGACAACTACTATGGAGTGAATTCGATTCAATTGCCCGACGATGAATTGGAGCTCATGGGGACAGCGATGCTAAAAGATGAGGATCTCTGCATTCGTTGTGGGCTTTGTGCTGAAAAGTGCCCTACGCAAGCTGTGACGATGGATGCTATGAATTACTCTTTCCGCTGGATAGGATAATGTTTTGGTACTTAAGCAGTTCCATTGCTATGGGGATCGCTTTTTTGTTGATTTATCTGTATTACTTGCATAAAGGGCAATTTGAAGAATCTGAAGATGTGAAATTTCAAATATTTCGCGATGAAGAAAATGAGAACCACTGAATGGAGAGAAGATGCCTAAATACCGTAATTCTTTAAATGTCGATCCCGACGATAAAGATCCTATGATTACTAGAAGATCTTTTTTAGCCTTAATGGGTGTCGGGGCTTGCGTATTAGGGGTGGGAGGATTAGCCAATGCCTCCTTTTTAGGATTTTTATACCCTAATGCGATGAAAGTTCCTCCCAGTCTTTTTTCAATAGGACGTCCAGAAGACGTTCTTTCGCGTACGGGGAAAATTTTTAATCCAAAACAAAAAGTTTTCATTGAAGCGGAAGGAGGAAAAGTCCGTGTGCAGACAGCTGTTTGTACCCATTTAGGATGTACCGTAAATATGGTGGAGACGGGTTATTCCTGCCCCTGCCATGGCTCAACCTATGATCAACATGGTTTGAATACAGGAGGACCAGCTCCTCTTCCCTTAGTTTATTTTAAAGTGTTTAAAGGAGCTTCCGGGGACATTATGGTTGATAAAGCGAACACAACACTTGACTGGGATGCTGCTTGGTATTCCCCCACAATATAGGAGTAGGTAATGGCTGTTTTTGGAGGTAAACCGAGAGAGAGTTGGGGAGAGTATTTAGTCAATCTTCCTTCCCTCATTGTGCGATCAATTTTTCGCCATAATTATCCGAACAATGACGTGGATCGCTCTGAAATCGTCTTTAAAAACTTTTTTCTTCACTTCCACCCGGTAAAATGCCACAAGCATTCGTTGGATCCTTTCTATACATTAGGCCTTGGCACAATTACGACAAGCTTATTTATGCTCCTGGTTTTCACGGGGATCATTCTTATGTTTTATTATATTCCTGCTGAAGATCGCGCTTACGATATTATGAAAGATTGGCAGGACACAACTCCTTTTGCCATGATGTACCGTAACATGCACCGTTGGTCTGCCCATATGATGGTGTTGTTTGTCTTTTTGCACATGTCAAGGGTGTTTTATACGGCAGGTTATAAGGGGACGCGACGCTTTA of Chlamydiales bacterium STE3 contains these proteins:
- a CDS encoding Uncharacterized protein (Product derived from UniProtKB/Trembl:D1RAI0), which translates into the protein MEEDPFHYYKEIYDTVIPDLDYYLRQIDCRDGCPVNTDPRGYMIALHAGNYLEGYKIARGPNPFASICGMICGAPCETTCRRDRVDKTLTIRAQKRFLDEWFGLSREAHIKSLEMSYARGSVHPTPNGLRVACVGAGVASMTVAHDLLRLGYAVDIYEMMRIPGGMLTYGVPTYRLKNEIAINECAAIEYLGAKIHYNIKVGQDITLTELQEQYNAVFIGVGLWKSRELPIPGADEPDIIRGIEYLRVRCVEERWKIGENIIVIGGGNVAFDVARTSVRNGAKKVTMVCLESRDEQTADEFEIEDGREEGVSVINRVGPLAVIRDAEGKVTGLKVQKIYSLFDHTGRFAPQFIPESEYIIPCDTIALAIGQSIDGSLFNGWGKRNELVIDRGIIKTERGTGRTTVKGVYAGGDAAFGPALFITAIRHGQDAAKAIDSDLRGTRPYQEFVAEWTELNPMRDKTYLRTKWALPSMQPPDVRIHNENMVENNYTLEEAHEQANRCLQCHVNPVFDGALCIKCNGCVDVCPCNCLKQVPISKLNLDVGVGHVRTAVDNYYGVNSIQLPDDELELMGTAMLKDEDLCIRCGLCAEKCPTQAVTMDAMNYSFRWIG
- a CDS encoding Cytochrome b6-f complex iron-sulfur subunit (Product derived from UniProtKB/Trembl:F8KV97;Gene name derived from UniProtKB/Trembl:F8KV97;EC number derived from UniProtKB/Trembl:F8KV97); amino-acid sequence: MPKYRNSLNVDPDDKDPMITRRSFLALMGVGACVLGVGGLANASFLGFLYPNAMKVPPSLFSIGRPEDVLSRTGKIFNPKQKVFIEAEGGKVRVQTAVCTHLGCTVNMVETGYSCPCHGSTYDQHGLNTGGPAPLPLVYFKVFKGASGDIMVDKANTTLDWDAAWYSPTI